In a genomic window of Gossypium arboreum isolate Shixiya-1 chromosome 9, ASM2569848v2, whole genome shotgun sequence:
- the LOC108454084 gene encoding F-box/LRR-repeat protein 4 isoform X2, which produces MRGHDWINTCLPDELILEILRRLDSKSSHDACSLVCKRWLGLERLSRSILRIGASGSPDIFIKFLAQRFVNVKAVHIDERLSISLPVTAGKRRRRDENSLLSLKIHFAGERNEPKEEECEPFCLTDSGLTAVADGFAKLEKLSLIWCSNVTSFGVMSLAQKCSLLKSLDLQGCYVGDQGLAVVGQCCKQLEDLNLRFCESLTDSGLVTLATECGKSLKSLGVAACARITDKSLEAVGSHCKNLETLSLDSEFISNKGILAIAQGCPLLKVLKLQCINVTDRALMAVGASCLSLEMLALYSFQQFTDEGLRSIGKGCKKLKNLTLSDCNFLGDRGLEAIATGCTELTHLEVNGCHNIGTIGLESVGKSCPRLTELALLYCQRVGNFALTEVGRGCKYLQALHLVDCSSIGDEAICSIAKGCRNLKKLHIRRCYEVGSKGIVAVGEHCHSLTDLSLRFCDRVRDEALIAVGQGCPLKYLNVSGCNQIGDAGIVAVARGCPNLTYLDVSVLQNLRDIALTELGEGCPLLKDIVLSHCHQITDIGLSHLVKNCQMLESCHMVYCPSITAAGVATVVSSCPNIKKVLVEKWKVSPRTKRRASSVLSYLCVDL; this is translated from the exons ATGCGTGGCCATGATTGGATCAATACGTGTCTTCCCGACGAGCTGATCTTGGAGATCTTACGCCGGCTTGATTCCAAATCCAGCCATGATGCCTGTTCTCTCGTCTGTAAACGTTGGCTCGGTCTCGAGCGGCTTAGCCGTTCCATCCTCCGAATCGGCGCCTCTGGTAGCCCTGATATTTTTATCAAGTTCCTCGCTCAACGGTTCGTTAATGTCAAGGCTGTTCATATCGACGAGAGGTTATCGATTTCTTTGCCTGTTACCGCG GGGAAAAGGCGTCGCAGAGATGAGAATTCGCTTTTGTCTTTAAAGATACATTTTGCGGGTGAAAGAAATGAGCCCAAAGAAGAGGAGTGCGAACCATTCTGTTTGACAGATTCCGGTTTGACTGCAGTTGCTGATGGATTTGCTAAGCTAGAAAAGTTGAGCTTAATTTGGTGTTCTAATGTTACTAGTTTCGGTGTAATGTCCCTTGCACAGAAATGCTCGCTCTTAAAATCATTGGATTTGCAG GGTTGCTATGTTGGAGATCAAGGTCTAGCTGTTGTTGGCCAGTGTTGCAAGCAACTCGAGGACCTAAATTTGCGTTTTTGTGAAAGCTTGACTGATTCAGGATTGGTCACTTTGGCAACTGAGTGTGGGAAATCATTGAAATCTCTCGGTGTGGCTGCTTGTGCTAGAATAACCGACAAATCACTGGAGGCTGTGGGGTCCCACTGCAAAAATCTTGAGACCTTGTCATTGGATTCAGAGTTTATCAGCAATAAAGGGATCCTGGCTATTGCCCAAGGATGTCCTCTTTTGAAAGTCTTGAAGTTACAATGTATTAATGTTACAGACAGGGCTTTGATGGCTGTGGGAGCTTCTTGTTTGTCATTGGAAATGTTGGCTTTATACAGCTTCCAGCAATTTACAGACGA GGGTCTTCGTTCTATTGGCAAAGGCTGCAAGAAGCTAAAAAATCTTACTTTGAGTGATTGCAATTTCCTGGGTGACAGGGGTCTGGAAGCGATTGCCACTGGCTGCACTGAACTTACGCATCTTGAAGTTAATGGCTGCCACAATATTGGAACCATTGGACTGGAGTCTGTCGGGAAATCTTGCCC GCGCCTGACTGAGTTGGCTTTATTATACTGCCAAAGGGTTGGCAATTTTGCTCTTACTGAAGTTGGAAGGGGCTGTAAATACTTGCAAGCTCTTCACTTGGTAGACTGCTCTAGCATTGGTGATGAAGCTATTTGCAGTATAGCCAAAGGTTGCCGAAATCTAAAGAAGCTTCATATCAGGAGATGTTATGag GTTGGAAGCAAGGGAATCGTAGCTGTTGGTGAGCATTGTCACTCTCTCACGGATCTTAGTCTCCGCTTTTGTGATAG GGTGCGCGATGAGGCTCTTATTGCTGTTGGCCAGGGATGTCCATTAAAATATCTAAATGTTAGTGGCTGCAACCAAATAGGTGATGCCGGAATTGTAGCCGTTGCAAGAGGATGTCCTAATCTCACTTACCTTGATGTCAGTGTTCTCCAG AATTTGCGCGATATAGCACTAACCGAGTTAGGAGAAGGTTGCCCCTTACTCAAGGATATAGTACTGTCCCATTGCCACCAAATAACTGACATTGGTCTTTCCCACCTCGTCAAAAACTGCCAAATGCTCGAGTCATGCCACATGGTGTACTGTCCGAGCATAACCGCGGCAGGAGTTGCCACCGTGGTCTCTAGTTGTCCCAACATAAAGAAGGTCCTGGTTGAGAAATGGAAGGTTAGTCCCAGAACCAAAAGAAGAGCCAGTTCAGTCCTTTCTTATCTCTGTGTAGACCTCTAA
- the LOC108454084 gene encoding F-box/LRR-repeat protein 4 isoform X3 yields MRGHDWINTCLPDELILEILRRLDSKSSHDACSLVCKRWLGLERLSRSILRIGASGSPDIFIKFLAQRFVNVKAVHIDERLSISLPVTAGKRRRRDENSLLSLKIHFAGERNEPKEEECEPFCLTDSGLTAVADGFAKLEKLSLIWCSNVTSFGVMSLAQKCSLLKSLDLQGCYVGDQGLAVVGQCCKQLEDLNLRFCESLTDSGLVTLATECGKSLKSLGVAACARITDKSLEAVGSHCKNLETLSLDSEFISNKGILAIAQGCPLLKVLKLQCINVTDRALMAVGASCLSLEMLALYSFQQFTDEGLEAIATGCTELTHLEVNGCHNIGTIGLESVGKSCPRLTELALLYCQRVGNFALTEVGRGCKYLQALHLVDCSSIGDEAICSIAKGCRNLKKLHIRRCYEVGSKGIVAVGEHCHSLTDLSLRFCDRVRDEALIAVGQGCPLKYLNVSGCNQIGDAGIVAVARGCPNLTYLDVSVLQNLRDIALTELGEGCPLLKDIVLSHCHQITDIGLSHLVKNCQMLESCHMVYCPSITAAGVATVVSSCPNIKKVLVEKWKALSSLVFLMVLFFLFTFHVSKLHVVCICLFP; encoded by the exons ATGCGTGGCCATGATTGGATCAATACGTGTCTTCCCGACGAGCTGATCTTGGAGATCTTACGCCGGCTTGATTCCAAATCCAGCCATGATGCCTGTTCTCTCGTCTGTAAACGTTGGCTCGGTCTCGAGCGGCTTAGCCGTTCCATCCTCCGAATCGGCGCCTCTGGTAGCCCTGATATTTTTATCAAGTTCCTCGCTCAACGGTTCGTTAATGTCAAGGCTGTTCATATCGACGAGAGGTTATCGATTTCTTTGCCTGTTACCGCG GGGAAAAGGCGTCGCAGAGATGAGAATTCGCTTTTGTCTTTAAAGATACATTTTGCGGGTGAAAGAAATGAGCCCAAAGAAGAGGAGTGCGAACCATTCTGTTTGACAGATTCCGGTTTGACTGCAGTTGCTGATGGATTTGCTAAGCTAGAAAAGTTGAGCTTAATTTGGTGTTCTAATGTTACTAGTTTCGGTGTAATGTCCCTTGCACAGAAATGCTCGCTCTTAAAATCATTGGATTTGCAG GGTTGCTATGTTGGAGATCAAGGTCTAGCTGTTGTTGGCCAGTGTTGCAAGCAACTCGAGGACCTAAATTTGCGTTTTTGTGAAAGCTTGACTGATTCAGGATTGGTCACTTTGGCAACTGAGTGTGGGAAATCATTGAAATCTCTCGGTGTGGCTGCTTGTGCTAGAATAACCGACAAATCACTGGAGGCTGTGGGGTCCCACTGCAAAAATCTTGAGACCTTGTCATTGGATTCAGAGTTTATCAGCAATAAAGGGATCCTGGCTATTGCCCAAGGATGTCCTCTTTTGAAAGTCTTGAAGTTACAATGTATTAATGTTACAGACAGGGCTTTGATGGCTGTGGGAGCTTCTTGTTTGTCATTGGAAATGTTGGCTTTATACAGCTTCCAGCAATTTACAGACGA GGGTCTGGAAGCGATTGCCACTGGCTGCACTGAACTTACGCATCTTGAAGTTAATGGCTGCCACAATATTGGAACCATTGGACTGGAGTCTGTCGGGAAATCTTGCCC GCGCCTGACTGAGTTGGCTTTATTATACTGCCAAAGGGTTGGCAATTTTGCTCTTACTGAAGTTGGAAGGGGCTGTAAATACTTGCAAGCTCTTCACTTGGTAGACTGCTCTAGCATTGGTGATGAAGCTATTTGCAGTATAGCCAAAGGTTGCCGAAATCTAAAGAAGCTTCATATCAGGAGATGTTATGag GTTGGAAGCAAGGGAATCGTAGCTGTTGGTGAGCATTGTCACTCTCTCACGGATCTTAGTCTCCGCTTTTGTGATAG GGTGCGCGATGAGGCTCTTATTGCTGTTGGCCAGGGATGTCCATTAAAATATCTAAATGTTAGTGGCTGCAACCAAATAGGTGATGCCGGAATTGTAGCCGTTGCAAGAGGATGTCCTAATCTCACTTACCTTGATGTCAGTGTTCTCCAG AATTTGCGCGATATAGCACTAACCGAGTTAGGAGAAGGTTGCCCCTTACTCAAGGATATAGTACTGTCCCATTGCCACCAAATAACTGACATTGGTCTTTCCCACCTCGTCAAAAACTGCCAAATGCTCGAGTCATGCCACATGGTGTACTGTCCGAGCATAACCGCGGCAGGAGTTGCCACCGTGGTCTCTAGTTGTCCCAACATAAAGAAGGTCCTGGTTGAGAAATGGAAG GCCTTGTCTTCTTTGGTTTTTTTAATGGTTTTGTTTTTCCTATTTACTTTCCATGTATCAAAGCTTCATGTTGTATGCATTTGcctttttccataa
- the LOC108454084 gene encoding F-box/LRR-repeat protein 4 isoform X1, whose amino-acid sequence MRGHDWINTCLPDELILEILRRLDSKSSHDACSLVCKRWLGLERLSRSILRIGASGSPDIFIKFLAQRFVNVKAVHIDERLSISLPVTAGKRRRRDENSLLSLKIHFAGERNEPKEEECEPFCLTDSGLTAVADGFAKLEKLSLIWCSNVTSFGVMSLAQKCSLLKSLDLQGCYVGDQGLAVVGQCCKQLEDLNLRFCESLTDSGLVTLATECGKSLKSLGVAACARITDKSLEAVGSHCKNLETLSLDSEFISNKGILAIAQGCPLLKVLKLQCINVTDRALMAVGASCLSLEMLALYSFQQFTDEGLRSIGKGCKKLKNLTLSDCNFLGDRGLEAIATGCTELTHLEVNGCHNIGTIGLESVGKSCPRLTELALLYCQRVGNFALTEVGRGCKYLQALHLVDCSSIGDEAICSIAKGCRNLKKLHIRRCYEVGSKGIVAVGEHCHSLTDLSLRFCDRVRDEALIAVGQGCPLKYLNVSGCNQIGDAGIVAVARGCPNLTYLDVSVLQNLRDIALTELGEGCPLLKDIVLSHCHQITDIGLSHLVKNCQMLESCHMVYCPSITAAGVATVVSSCPNIKKVLVEKWKALSSLVFLMVLFFLFTFHVSKLHVVCICLFP is encoded by the exons ATGCGTGGCCATGATTGGATCAATACGTGTCTTCCCGACGAGCTGATCTTGGAGATCTTACGCCGGCTTGATTCCAAATCCAGCCATGATGCCTGTTCTCTCGTCTGTAAACGTTGGCTCGGTCTCGAGCGGCTTAGCCGTTCCATCCTCCGAATCGGCGCCTCTGGTAGCCCTGATATTTTTATCAAGTTCCTCGCTCAACGGTTCGTTAATGTCAAGGCTGTTCATATCGACGAGAGGTTATCGATTTCTTTGCCTGTTACCGCG GGGAAAAGGCGTCGCAGAGATGAGAATTCGCTTTTGTCTTTAAAGATACATTTTGCGGGTGAAAGAAATGAGCCCAAAGAAGAGGAGTGCGAACCATTCTGTTTGACAGATTCCGGTTTGACTGCAGTTGCTGATGGATTTGCTAAGCTAGAAAAGTTGAGCTTAATTTGGTGTTCTAATGTTACTAGTTTCGGTGTAATGTCCCTTGCACAGAAATGCTCGCTCTTAAAATCATTGGATTTGCAG GGTTGCTATGTTGGAGATCAAGGTCTAGCTGTTGTTGGCCAGTGTTGCAAGCAACTCGAGGACCTAAATTTGCGTTTTTGTGAAAGCTTGACTGATTCAGGATTGGTCACTTTGGCAACTGAGTGTGGGAAATCATTGAAATCTCTCGGTGTGGCTGCTTGTGCTAGAATAACCGACAAATCACTGGAGGCTGTGGGGTCCCACTGCAAAAATCTTGAGACCTTGTCATTGGATTCAGAGTTTATCAGCAATAAAGGGATCCTGGCTATTGCCCAAGGATGTCCTCTTTTGAAAGTCTTGAAGTTACAATGTATTAATGTTACAGACAGGGCTTTGATGGCTGTGGGAGCTTCTTGTTTGTCATTGGAAATGTTGGCTTTATACAGCTTCCAGCAATTTACAGACGA GGGTCTTCGTTCTATTGGCAAAGGCTGCAAGAAGCTAAAAAATCTTACTTTGAGTGATTGCAATTTCCTGGGTGACAGGGGTCTGGAAGCGATTGCCACTGGCTGCACTGAACTTACGCATCTTGAAGTTAATGGCTGCCACAATATTGGAACCATTGGACTGGAGTCTGTCGGGAAATCTTGCCC GCGCCTGACTGAGTTGGCTTTATTATACTGCCAAAGGGTTGGCAATTTTGCTCTTACTGAAGTTGGAAGGGGCTGTAAATACTTGCAAGCTCTTCACTTGGTAGACTGCTCTAGCATTGGTGATGAAGCTATTTGCAGTATAGCCAAAGGTTGCCGAAATCTAAAGAAGCTTCATATCAGGAGATGTTATGag GTTGGAAGCAAGGGAATCGTAGCTGTTGGTGAGCATTGTCACTCTCTCACGGATCTTAGTCTCCGCTTTTGTGATAG GGTGCGCGATGAGGCTCTTATTGCTGTTGGCCAGGGATGTCCATTAAAATATCTAAATGTTAGTGGCTGCAACCAAATAGGTGATGCCGGAATTGTAGCCGTTGCAAGAGGATGTCCTAATCTCACTTACCTTGATGTCAGTGTTCTCCAG AATTTGCGCGATATAGCACTAACCGAGTTAGGAGAAGGTTGCCCCTTACTCAAGGATATAGTACTGTCCCATTGCCACCAAATAACTGACATTGGTCTTTCCCACCTCGTCAAAAACTGCCAAATGCTCGAGTCATGCCACATGGTGTACTGTCCGAGCATAACCGCGGCAGGAGTTGCCACCGTGGTCTCTAGTTGTCCCAACATAAAGAAGGTCCTGGTTGAGAAATGGAAG GCCTTGTCTTCTTTGGTTTTTTTAATGGTTTTGTTTTTCCTATTTACTTTCCATGTATCAAAGCTTCATGTTGTATGCATTTGcctttttccataa